In a genomic window of Ralstonia nicotianae:
- a CDS encoding phosphoribosylanthranilate isomerase — translation MTIAMPLHRTRIKLCGLTQPDDVDHAVALGADAIGLVFYPPSPRYVATGRAAELARRAGPFVTVTGLFVNASADDVARVLDQVPLTLLQFHGDETPEQCAEIAGKVGLPWLRALRVQPGTDLVEFADRFAAAQGLLLDAFVEGYGGGGHVFDWTLIPPQWLSQSAPPSAAPRLVLSGGLSAQNVAGAIERVRPYAVDVSSGIEAARGVKDRARMTAFVRAVREADAALGASVQA, via the coding sequence ATGACCATTGCCATGCCGCTTCACCGTACCCGTATCAAGCTCTGTGGCCTGACCCAGCCGGACGACGTCGACCATGCCGTCGCGCTGGGCGCCGATGCCATCGGGCTGGTGTTCTATCCGCCCAGCCCCCGCTACGTCGCCACCGGGCGCGCGGCCGAGCTGGCCCGCCGTGCCGGTCCGTTCGTCACCGTGACGGGCCTGTTCGTCAATGCCAGCGCCGACGACGTGGCCCGGGTGCTCGACCAGGTACCGCTCACGCTGCTGCAGTTCCACGGCGACGAGACGCCCGAGCAGTGCGCGGAGATCGCCGGGAAGGTGGGGCTGCCCTGGCTGCGCGCCCTGCGTGTTCAGCCGGGAACCGATTTGGTAGAATTCGCCGATCGGTTTGCCGCTGCCCAGGGGTTGCTGCTCGACGCATTCGTCGAGGGCTACGGCGGCGGCGGCCACGTCTTCGACTGGACCCTGATTCCCCCGCAATGGCTCTCGCAATCCGCACCGCCAAGCGCCGCTCCTCGGCTCGTTTTGAGTGGTGGGTTGAGCGCGCAAAACGTCGCTGGCGCGATTGAGCGTGTGCGGCCTTACGCTGTCGACGTGAGCAGCGGAATCGAGGCCGCACGGGGCGTGAAAGACCGCGCCCGCATGACCGCATTCGTGCGTGCGGTCCGCGAGGCCGATGCCGCCCTGGGCGCGTCGGTGCAAGCCTGA
- the truA gene encoding tRNA pseudouridine(38-40) synthase TruA, producing MTRIALGIQYDGAAFSGWQSQPHGNTVQDVLEAALREFAGVALPTTVAGRTDAGVHALGQVVHLDTDLVRDPFSWVRGTNAFLPPTVAVRWAQAMPEDFHARFSAHRRTYYYALTYGPTRAPLLEGKAGYVTLPPGQSLDVTAMHEAAQVLVGEHDFSSFRAAECQAKSPVKTMYSTEVRGQGEWVFVRIRGSAFLHHMVRNIMGCLVAIGRGKRPAAWMGEVLAARDRKAAAPTFMPDGLYLAEVGYPDAFRLPASPASSSLFRGVFDEHAGP from the coding sequence ATGACGCGCATCGCGCTCGGCATCCAGTACGACGGTGCCGCGTTTTCGGGATGGCAGTCGCAACCGCACGGCAACACCGTGCAGGACGTGCTCGAGGCGGCGCTGCGCGAGTTTGCCGGCGTGGCCTTGCCGACCACCGTGGCAGGCCGCACCGACGCCGGCGTGCATGCGCTGGGGCAGGTGGTCCATCTCGACACCGACCTGGTGCGCGATCCATTCTCGTGGGTGCGCGGCACCAATGCCTTCCTCCCGCCGACGGTAGCCGTGCGCTGGGCGCAGGCGATGCCGGAAGATTTTCACGCGCGCTTCTCCGCGCATCGCCGCACGTACTACTACGCGCTGACCTACGGTCCGACGCGCGCACCGCTGCTCGAAGGCAAGGCTGGCTACGTGACGCTGCCGCCCGGACAGTCACTTGACGTGACAGCCATGCACGAGGCCGCGCAGGTGCTGGTCGGCGAGCACGATTTTTCCTCCTTCCGTGCGGCAGAATGCCAGGCCAAGTCGCCCGTCAAGACGATGTATTCGACCGAGGTGCGGGGGCAGGGCGAATGGGTGTTCGTGCGCATCCGCGGCAGTGCCTTCCTGCACCACATGGTGCGCAACATCATGGGCTGCCTGGTGGCGATCGGCCGGGGCAAGCGCCCGGCGGCGTGGATGGGCGAGGTGCTGGCCGCGCGCGACCGCAAGGCCGCCGCCCCCACCTTCATGCCCGACGGCCTGTACCTTGCCGAGGTCGGCTATCCTGATGCCTTCCGGCTGCCGGCATCCCCGGCGTCGTCCAGCCTGTTTCGCGGCGTGTTCGACGAGCACGCCGGCCCATGA